A single Nicotiana tabacum cultivar K326 chromosome 5, ASM71507v2, whole genome shotgun sequence DNA region contains:
- the LOC107764986 gene encoding FT-interacting protein 3-like — MQRPPQEDFSLKETKPHLGGGKVTGDKLTSTYDLVEQMQYLYVRVVKAKDLPGKDVTGSLDPYVEVRLGNYRGTTRHFEKKSNPEWNQVFAFSKDRIQASVLEVTVKDKDLVKDDFVGRYMFDLNEIPKRVPPDSPLAPQWYRLEDRNGNKVKGELMLAVWMGTQADEAFPESWHSDAATVSGADALANIRSKVYLSPKLWYLRVNVIEAQDLIPGDRSRFPEVYVKAILGNQALRTRVSMSKTINPMWNEDLMFVAAEPFEEPLILSVEDRVAPNKDEVIGRCAIPLQYIDRRLDHRPINSKWYNLEKHIMVEGEKKKEIKFASRLHMRLYLEGGYHVLDESTHYSSDLRPTAKQLWKSSIGVLELGILNAQSLSPMKTKDVRATTDAYCVAKYGQKWVRTRTIIDSFAPKWNEQYTWEVFDPCTVITIGVFDNCHLHGGDKSGGARDSRIGKVRIRLSTLETDRVYTHSYPLLVLHPTGVKKMGEIHLAVRFTCSSLMNMMHMYSQPLLPKMHYIHPLTVSQLDSLRHQATQIVSMRLSRAEPPLRKEIVEYMLDVGSHMWSMRRSKANFFRIMGVLGGLIAIGKWFDQICNWKNPITTVLIHILFLILVLYPELILPTIFLYLFLIGVWYYRWRPRNPPHMDTRLSCADNAHPDELDEEFDTFPTSRPPDIVRMRYDRLRSIAGRIQTVVGDLATQGERLQSLLSWRDPRATSLFVIFCLIAAIVLYVTPFQVVALLTGFYVLRHPRFRHKLPSAPLNFFRRLPARTDCML, encoded by the coding sequence ATGCAGAGACCACCACAAGAAGATTTTTCACTTAAGGAAACCAAACCCCACCTTGGTGGAGGGAAGGTCACGGGCGATAAGCTTACTAGCACCTATGACTTGGTTGAGCAAATGCAGTATCTTTATGTTCGGGTGGTGAAAGCAAAGGACTTACCTGGGAAGGATGTAACGGGTAGTCTTGATCCTTatgttgaggttaggctcgggaACTATAGGGGTACGACCCGTCATTTTGAGAAGAAGTCAAATCCCGAATGGAATCAGGTGTTTGCTTTTTCCAAGGATCGGATTCAAGCTTCTGTACTTGAGGTGACTGTGAAAGATAAGGATCTTGTTAAGGATGATTTTGTTGGTCGCTATATGTTTGATTTGAATGAGATCCCAAAAAGAGTGCCCCCAGATAGTCCTCTTGCTCCGCAGTGGTATAGGTTAGAGGACAGAAATGGTAACAAAGTTAAAGGAGAGCTGATGTTGGCTGTTTGGATGGGTACTCAAGCTGATGAAGCCTTTCCTGAATCTTGGCATTCCGATGCTGCGACTGTTAGTGGTGCTGATGCTCTTGCAAATATAAGGTCTAAGGTGTACCTCTCACCAAAGCTGTGGTATCTTAGAGTTAATGTGATTGAGGCTCAGGACTTGATTCCCGGTGACAGAAGTAGGTTTCCAGAAGTTTACGTGAAGGCCATCCTTGGAAATCAGGCATTGAGAACCAGAGTTTCCATGAGCAAGACTATTAATCCAATGTGGAATGAGGATCTGATGTTTGTAGCAGCAGAACCATTTGAGGAGCCATTGATTTTGAGTGTGGAAGACAGAGTTGCACCAAACAAGGATGAAGTTATCGGAAGGTGTGCTATTCCTTTGCAGTATATTGATAGGAGGTTGGATCACAGACCTATTAACAGTAAGTGGTATAATCTTGAAAAGCATATAATGGTTGAGggagaaaagaagaaggaaatcAAGTTTGCAAGCAGGCTTCACATGAGGCTATATTTGGAAGGAGGTTATCATGTTCTGGATGAGTCAACCCATTACAGTAGTGATCTTAGACCAACTGCAAAACAGCTGTGGAAGTCCAGCATTGGTGTCCTAGAATTGGGTATTCTGAATGCTCAGAGCCTCTCGCCGATGAAAACAAAAGATGTGCGGGCAACAACAGATGCCTATTGTGTTGCCAAATATGGGCAAAAGTGGGTCCGAACAAGGACAATTATAGATAGTTTCGCTCCCAAGTGGAACGAGCAATACACTTGGGAAGTATTTGATCCATGCACTGTCATAACTATTGGTGTATTTGATAATTGTCATCTGCATGGAGGAGATAAATCCGGAGGGGCAAGAGACTCGAGGATTGGGAAGGTCAGGATCCGGCTTTCAACTCTTGAAACAGATCGTGTTTACACACATTCTTATCCACTACTGGTCTTGCATCCTACCGGGGTGAAGAAGATGGGTGAAATTCACTTGGCTGTAAGATTTACTTGCTCATCATTAATGAATATGATGCATATGTATTCTCAGCCACTGCTACCTAAAATGCACTATATTCATCCTTTAACTGTCAGCCAGCTCGACAGCTTAAGGCATCAAGCGACTCAAATTGTCTCAATGAGGCTGAGTCGTGCTGAGCCACCTTTGAGGAAAGAGATAGTGGAGTATATGTTGGATGTTGGTTCCCACATGTGGAGTATGAGGAGAAGCAAAGCCAACTTTTTCAGGATTATGGGTGTTTTAGGCGGATTAATTGCTATTGGAAAATGGTTCGATCAAATATGCAATTGGAAAAACCCCATTACAACCGTTCTGATCCATATCTTGTTCTTGATACTGGTCCTATATCCAGAGCTTATTCTGCCTACCATTTTCCTCTATCTCTTCTTAATCGGAGTTTGGTATTACAGATGGAGGCCTAGAAATCCTCCCCACATGGACACTCGTCTTTCTTGTGCTGATAATGCACATCCTGATGAACTGGACGAGGAATTTGATACTTTCCCTACTTCACGTCCTCCTGATATTGTTCGGATGAGGTATGACCGTTTGAGAAGTATTGCAGGACGGATACAGACTGTGGTTGGTGACTTGGCTACTCAAGGCGAGAGGCTGCAGTCTTTGCTTAGCTGGAGAGACCCTAGAGCAACCTCACTGTTTGTGATTTTCTGCTTGATTGCTGCCATTGTGCTCTATGTCACGCCTTTCCAAGTTGTGGCACTCTTGACTGGATTTTATGTGTTAAGACATCCGCGGTTCCGTCACAAGCTACCATCTGCACCGCTTAATTTCTTCAGAAGATTGCCTGCAAGAACAGACTGCATGCTATGA